The following are encoded together in the Glycine max cultivar Williams 82 chromosome 8, Glycine_max_v4.0, whole genome shotgun sequence genome:
- the LOC100779114 gene encoding uncharacterized protein isoform X1: protein MNRLSQLSSYTAAIVGSTVRLIANRSLRHRCCSFPAKPEYRGIRSFRSEFALTAARCYSAKKGRKSKAEPEVPAVVMEQEKDAFYVVRKGDVVGIYNSLADSQAQVGSSVCNPPVSVYKGYSLSKDTEEYLVSHGLKNALYTIRATDLKEDLFGMLVPCPFQEPSTKEGTSNKDVSKQRSLGVLAQDEKVISEDPFRKQVKLEYAEVAEAPSHATRTCFVEFDGASKGNPGKAGAGAILRANDGSLICRVREGVGIATNNAAEYRAMILGMKYALKKGFTGICIQGDSKLVCMQIDGSWKVKNENLFTLYNVAKELKDKFSSFQISHVLRNFNSDADAQANLAINLVDGQVQEECV from the exons ATGAACCGCTTGTCGCAGCTCTCATCGTACACCGCCGCCATAGTCGGAAGCACCGTTCGCCTCATCGCGAACCGCTCCCTGCGCCACCGGTGCTGCTCGTTCCCGGCGAAACCAGAGTACCGCGGAATTAGGTCTTTCCGTTCAGAATTCGCGTTGACCGCCGCTCGCTGCTACTCCGCCAAGAAAGGGCGCAAGAGCAAGGCGGAGCCTGAAGTGCCGGCGGTGGTGATGGAGCAGGAGAAAGACGCTTTCTACGTCGTTCGGAAAGGGGACGTTGTTGGAATCTATAACAGTCTCGCTGATTCTCAGGCTCAAGTTGGATCTTCC GTATGCAATCCTCCTGTTAGTGTGTACAAGGGATACTCGTTGTCAAAGGACACCGAGGAATATCTTGTCTCACATGGACTGAAGAATGCTTTATACACAATTAGAGCTACTGATTTGAAAGAGGATTTGTTTGGCATGCTTGTTCCTTGCCCTTTCCAG GAACCTTCTACCAAAGAGGGCACATCAAATAAGGACGTATCTAAACAGAGATCTTTGGGAGTGCTTGCACAAGATGAG AAAGTAATCTCTGAAGATCCCTTCAGAAAGCAAGTCAAGTTAGAATATGCTGAAGTGGCTGAAGCACCTTCACATGCAACT CGGACTTGTTTTGTTGAGTTTGATGGTGCGTCAAAAGGAAATCCTGGAAAAGCTGGTGCTGGGGCTATTCTGCGAGCTAATGATGGAAGCTTG ATTTGTAGGGTGCGTGAAGGTGTTGGTATAGCAACAAACAATGCTGCTGAATATCGTGCAATGATATTGGGAATGAAATATGCTCTTAAAAAGGGATTTACTGGTATTTGTATCCAAGGTGATTCCAAACTTGTTTGCATGCAG ATTGATGGTTCCTGGAAGGTCAAGAATGAAAACTTGTTTACATTGTATAATGTGGCCAAAGAACTCAAGGATAAATTTTCCTCATTCCAGATCAGTCATGTTCTAAGG AACTTCAACTCTGATGCTGACGCTCAAGCAAATTTGGCTATCAATCTTGTAG ATGGCCAAGTCCAGGAAGAGTGTGTGTAA
- the LOC100779114 gene encoding uncharacterized protein isoform X2, whose product MNRLSQLSSYTAAIVGSTVRLIANRSLRHRCCSFPAKPEYRGIRSFRSEFALTAARCYSAKKGRKSKAEPEVPAVVMEQEKDAFYVVRKGDVVGIYNSLADSQAQVGSSVCNPPVSVYKGYSLSKDTEEYLVSHGLKNALYTIRATDLKEDLFGMLVPCPFQEPSTKEGTSNKDVSKQRSLGVLAQDEKVISEDPFRKQVKLEYAEVAEAPSHATRTCFVEFDGASKGNPGKAGAGAILRANDGSLICRVREGVGIATNNAAEYRAMILGMKYALKKGFTGICIQGDSKLVCMQNFNSDADAQANLAINLVDGQVQEECV is encoded by the exons ATGAACCGCTTGTCGCAGCTCTCATCGTACACCGCCGCCATAGTCGGAAGCACCGTTCGCCTCATCGCGAACCGCTCCCTGCGCCACCGGTGCTGCTCGTTCCCGGCGAAACCAGAGTACCGCGGAATTAGGTCTTTCCGTTCAGAATTCGCGTTGACCGCCGCTCGCTGCTACTCCGCCAAGAAAGGGCGCAAGAGCAAGGCGGAGCCTGAAGTGCCGGCGGTGGTGATGGAGCAGGAGAAAGACGCTTTCTACGTCGTTCGGAAAGGGGACGTTGTTGGAATCTATAACAGTCTCGCTGATTCTCAGGCTCAAGTTGGATCTTCC GTATGCAATCCTCCTGTTAGTGTGTACAAGGGATACTCGTTGTCAAAGGACACCGAGGAATATCTTGTCTCACATGGACTGAAGAATGCTTTATACACAATTAGAGCTACTGATTTGAAAGAGGATTTGTTTGGCATGCTTGTTCCTTGCCCTTTCCAG GAACCTTCTACCAAAGAGGGCACATCAAATAAGGACGTATCTAAACAGAGATCTTTGGGAGTGCTTGCACAAGATGAG AAAGTAATCTCTGAAGATCCCTTCAGAAAGCAAGTCAAGTTAGAATATGCTGAAGTGGCTGAAGCACCTTCACATGCAACT CGGACTTGTTTTGTTGAGTTTGATGGTGCGTCAAAAGGAAATCCTGGAAAAGCTGGTGCTGGGGCTATTCTGCGAGCTAATGATGGAAGCTTG ATTTGTAGGGTGCGTGAAGGTGTTGGTATAGCAACAAACAATGCTGCTGAATATCGTGCAATGATATTGGGAATGAAATATGCTCTTAAAAAGGGATTTACTGGTATTTGTATCCAAGGTGATTCCAAACTTGTTTGCATGCAG AACTTCAACTCTGATGCTGACGCTCAAGCAAATTTGGCTATCAATCTTGTAG ATGGCCAAGTCCAGGAAGAGTGTGTGTAA
- the LOC100779114 gene encoding uncharacterized protein isoform X3 encodes MNRLSQLSSYTAAIVGSTVRLIANRSLRHRCCSFPAKPEYRGIRSFRSEFALTAARCYSAKKGRKSKAEPEVPAVVMEQEKDAFYVVRKGDVVGIYNSLADSQAQVGSSVCNPPVSVYKGYSLSKDTEEYLVSHGLKNALYTIRATDLKEDLFGMLVPCPFQEPSTKEGTSNKDVSKQRSLGVLAQDEKVISEDPFRKQVKLEYAEVAEAPSHATRTCFVEFDGASKGNPGKAGAGAILRANDGSLICRVREGVGIATNNAAEYRAMILGMKYALKKGFTGICIQD; translated from the exons ATGAACCGCTTGTCGCAGCTCTCATCGTACACCGCCGCCATAGTCGGAAGCACCGTTCGCCTCATCGCGAACCGCTCCCTGCGCCACCGGTGCTGCTCGTTCCCGGCGAAACCAGAGTACCGCGGAATTAGGTCTTTCCGTTCAGAATTCGCGTTGACCGCCGCTCGCTGCTACTCCGCCAAGAAAGGGCGCAAGAGCAAGGCGGAGCCTGAAGTGCCGGCGGTGGTGATGGAGCAGGAGAAAGACGCTTTCTACGTCGTTCGGAAAGGGGACGTTGTTGGAATCTATAACAGTCTCGCTGATTCTCAGGCTCAAGTTGGATCTTCC GTATGCAATCCTCCTGTTAGTGTGTACAAGGGATACTCGTTGTCAAAGGACACCGAGGAATATCTTGTCTCACATGGACTGAAGAATGCTTTATACACAATTAGAGCTACTGATTTGAAAGAGGATTTGTTTGGCATGCTTGTTCCTTGCCCTTTCCAG GAACCTTCTACCAAAGAGGGCACATCAAATAAGGACGTATCTAAACAGAGATCTTTGGGAGTGCTTGCACAAGATGAG AAAGTAATCTCTGAAGATCCCTTCAGAAAGCAAGTCAAGTTAGAATATGCTGAAGTGGCTGAAGCACCTTCACATGCAACT CGGACTTGTTTTGTTGAGTTTGATGGTGCGTCAAAAGGAAATCCTGGAAAAGCTGGTGCTGGGGCTATTCTGCGAGCTAATGATGGAAGCTTG ATTTGTAGGGTGCGTGAAGGTGTTGGTATAGCAACAAACAATGCTGCTGAATATCGTGCAATGATATTGGGAATGAAATATGCTCTTAAAAAGGGATTTACTGGTATTTGTATCCAAG ATTGA